In Phocoena phocoena chromosome 12, mPhoPho1.1, whole genome shotgun sequence, the following proteins share a genomic window:
- the SCML4 gene encoding sex comb on midleg-like protein 4 isoform X2, with amino-acid sequence MQLPGGGDPTTQAKAVTTEECLVNPASMSRYSVDSSSAFSHRGSLPTSSSLYCKRQNSGDGHLGGGSATTVSGPHTSPMSSGGPSAPGLRPHGSSPKRNGTSLEGNRCASSPFPDRQDTRRPRSRNPSTWSVEDVVWFVKDADPQALGPHVELFRKHEIDGNALLLLKSDMIMKYLGLKLGPALKLCYHIDKLKQAKF; translated from the exons CAAAAGCAGTCACCACTGAGGAGTGCCTGGTGAACCCTGCGAGCATGAGCCGCTACAGCGTGGACTCCTCCTCCGCCTTTAGCCACAGGggctccctgcccacctcctcttCGTTGTACTGCAAGAGGCAGAACTCTGGAGACGGCCACCTTGGGGGAGGCTCAGCCACCACAGTCAGTGGTCCCCATACCAGCCCCATGTCCTCTGGAGGCCCCTCAGCACCTGGGCTGAGGCCCCATGGCTCCAGCCCCAAGAGAAACGGGACCTCTCTTGAAGGAAACAGATGTG CCTCAAGCCCTTTTCCGGACAGGCAGGACACCCGGCGGCCAAGGAGCAGGAACCCCTCTACCTGGTCCGTGGAGGATGTGGTCTGGTTCGTGAAAGACGCAGACCCGCAGGCTCTGGGGCCCCATGTGGAGCTCTTCCGGAAGCAT GAGATTGATGGCAATGCCCTCCTGTTGCTGAAGAGTGACATGATCATGAAATACTTGGGCCTAAAGCTGGGACCTGCACTGAAACTCTGCTACCATATCGATAAACTGAAGCAAGCCAAGTTCTGA